CGATTCCGCTTAGAATAGGGAAATTTTAGTACCTGAATTCTGTAGTGGGCGCACTCCAAGCAGACCCGAGTATTCATTTGAATGCAATTGTTTCCCACTGCATCTAATAGGATCTATACAGCAAAGATACGAGTGTTGGACACAGCCTGCGAACAAAAGAGGTGGATCATGATGAGAAAAATCATTGGAGTGTGTAAATAGTTCTGAGAATCAATTACTTACAAAAAttcataaaggaaaaaaaaaaaggaggaaagAACTGACCTAACATATTTTGTCCGATCAATCTCCTATAAGCAGATAGTGATGTTAGAGCCTCTGACGATCATATGAGAACTTGGTTTTGTAAGAAAGAGAGACCAAAGTCGCTCTGCCGACTCTCGATGAAAACACAACACCGGCGCGCACAGATGAGACTTGAGAGAGATGAGGATGATACAACTGAAATAGTCACCCAAGCCTGTGTGCTATTCGTGTACCCAGTTTTCATGTGGTATCATTTCCCGGATGGATATTTTTTTGCTGTTAGAATTGAATAATTCTACGACAAAGATACCGTGAAAAATCCCGAACAGAGATCTAGTGGTATTGGCCGGCCCTTCTAACATTGGATGTTTGTTGGAGAATCCGCCAAGAGACGTATTAGATGTCCATCCATCCATCCACCAAAATACGGATTTGTACGGATAAAATCAGCAGATTTTGGTGTTTTGCTCGCCCCTACGGCCACTTACAAAATATGCAAGTGGACTCCGTGATAGTGGGCAATTTAGACGGACAATGCCAAAAATGAAAGGCAAACGTGAATGCAAAATTGGGGGCTAATATTGGCTCCTACAAGATTCTCAAGTTTATGGGATAGTTATACTAGTATTTTGTGCAAATTCACATCTCTCGCGTTGCTTATGTATTGCTTTTGTCATTTGATAACTGGGCTAAAAGAGGGGCCTATTCGGAAGACACAGAAGAGTATTCAATTTAGCCATGCGTATACGGAGGTGACAAATTGGGTAAAAGAGGAGCTAGATAATAGCCATGTGTGGTGAAAGTGTGGGTTATAATGGAAGGCAATTGATGTTTCGTATGATTGAGCACCAAGAACTCTAGATTTGGTTTGAGAGTCGGAATTCTTGTgcaatgaatctgttgatgctaATGTAGAGTGTTCACCGATGTGTAAATGCTCTCTCATTTTGTTCGATGGAGAAAAATACGAAacatattttgaggcatactcaagaTTCGGCTGATAACCTACGTTTTTGCCTAGATTCGACTGATAACTCAAAATTCGGCTGATAATTTTTCAGCCGAACTTAGACAgatgtatgcctcaaaacatttgagtatgcctcaaaacatgtTTCAAAAATACTAACATACTAGAAGACTTTCCTATGTCCAACCCATGTAGAACTTTTGAAGCAAACTCGGAGAGAGCCCATCCAATCAGGACACTACTCCCGCACGcataatactccctctgtttttggaaaagagatactttcacttttttattttaatctaaaaataggccaaattgaaaaagtgaaagtacctCTTttctagaaacggagggagtagtatcgCAGTAGCAGGATAAGCAATGATCCTGTTAGCCAAGTGCCCTCTGCCTACTCAGTATTTATGTTATAAGAAAATTGCAATATTATAGAATCATGCAAACTTCTCAAGTAAGCTATAAAAACCAAAGGCCACATCACCAGCAAAACCTCCAGCCAGAAAGCAGTTGATATGAATACGTAGAATAACTAAAAAGTACTGACTTACTGCCGAATTCAAGCTTACAATGTCAAGACTAATAAAGGAGTTGTTTAATCACAACAAGGCAGGGTCCGAATTATCAACATGACAGTCTTACATGGTTGTTCCATAACTTCACTAGACCTCTCACACCATGATTCAAACTATGCAACTGCTACTGCACTGCGCCACATGGTTAAGGGAGTAAATGGATCAGCTTCGGTTGTACCCTGTGCTTCTTCATGGATTTGGGAGCCTAAATTCGAAAGAGTAGTCACAACTTCTGCTATACGGGGTCTTTTGTGAGGTTCTGGTTGTACACACATTTTCGCAAGATCGAGAGCCTGGACAAGTTCACGACATGGATACTGTCCATTCATGAGGGGGTCCGCAATTTCTGGGAACTTCTTACTGTCTTCAAGTAATGGTCGTGCCTGCAATGTCAACATGGTGAAACGCTAAGGAAATGCACGAGAAAAACAAACTGCAAACTCTCATCAGATtggaaaacaagaataaaaaaatgGAGAAAGAGGAATAAAAGTTACCCATGAAGTAAGATCGTGCTTTCCAGAACCGCGTATGTTTTCCTCAACTAGCTTCTGCCCAGAGATCAACTCCAGCAAAACAACACCAAAACCAAAGACATCAGATTCCAAAGTGAGTACGCCAGTCTTCATATACTCTGGACCAATATAACCACCTCCTCGCACCAATTTTGAATGTATCGCCACATAATTACATTCAGGACCATGTCTTGCACAGCTGAAATCTGACAGCTTTGGATTATAATTTTCATCGAGTAAAATACTGGTACTTTTCAGGCCACTATAGATTACAGGAGGATCATTTTGATCACGCAGATATTCTAGAGCCTTGGCAACACCCTCTGCTATCTTCATCCTAGTCTTCCAGTCTAGAGGCTCTTTGCCGGGTTCAAGGTCTACAACATAGAAGATCAAGTTAGTTCTTATAATTGATTCACCATGTCATGATACACAGGTGAGAAACCTTACCATGTAAATGAAGATTCAAGGATCGTGATGGCATAAGTTCAAAAACAATAATATTATCTTTCCCTTTATTACAGTAACCTATCATCTTGACGATGTTAGAATGCTTTACGGATCTGAGGATTTTAACCTCTTTGGACAAATCTGCCTCCTCATCAAACATTTTTTTCACAGCAACTTCCTGAATGTCAGCACATCAGCTAAACCAGTCACCACTGCAGACCAGTTCCAAGCACAGTCATCGGATACAGTTCAACAGAACTAAGAAGCATAACAGTCTTCCACAAGACCAGATAGTAAACGATTGTATTTGCGTTAAACTCGTCTCTCTAGTTATCCAAACAAACTAGAGATATCTTGTAATCACTCAAATATATAAATAAGGCATGGTTCTCCACAAGAGAAGTGTGGAAAACAATTCTACCAGAAACTCATTCTTCGACTTGGTATCAGCCTTCGATCCAAGATCGTTCCGCTCAAtacaaccacaaaaaaaaaataaaaaaaaagcaaaacaaaacaaaagcagcACATATCCAGTAATCAAACACACCAAAACCTCAGTCACAAATGGCAGATGCAATAACTACTTTGCGTCAGGTTCAGATTCATCACCTAGTGACTCTGAAGCATACTGAAACCAACCATCACCTCTGGAAAGCACAGTTCAGACCAAttctaagaggttatgatctcTCTAGCTTCGTTGATGGCACAAAACAAATACCACCCCGCACTCTTCCTGACAGTACAGATATCAATCTAGCTTTCACAGCTTATGAGTCTCAGGATTCACTCATTGTTGGCTGGTTAAATTCGACCCTAACACCGGAGGTTCTTAGCACAGTGTCTGAGCTCACAACATCGAAATCAATCTGGGATGCATTGGAGGCTGAGTATGCTCCAAAAACCTTTGCTCACCAGAGCTGTCTCAAGAAGCAGCTTCACTGCATGTCCAAAGGTAACAAAAGTCTCAAAAATTATCTCAATGAATCTAAACAACTATTTGATCAACTAGCTGCCTTTGGTTACAATGTAACTGCTGAAGAAAAGAAGCAGTGTATCAGCAATGGATTAAATCACACATATGATCCAATTGTAACTGCCTTGAGTACTGTGGAAGGTATGGATATACAGACTTTTACTTCTCATTTGTTGTCTTTTGAAATGAGGATTGAGCAGCAACTTGCGCAAATCAAAACACCCATGGCCAACTTTGTAGCTACCAGTTCTTCTCCGTTTTCAAGCAAGGCACAACGCAAATTCAACAACCAATCAAGAGGCCCACCGCCtccaaacaacaacaatcagcgTCATCCGCAGAATCAAAGACATTCGGCATTTTCAGATATTTGCTGCCAAATCTGTAAGAAACGAAATCATACAGCTGACCGTTGTTGGTTTCGTTATGAGCAAAGAAACACCTCTTCCATGAGACCTCCAGCTGCCTATCTGGATTTCCCTGGTGATTCATCTGCAGACCAGTGGGTTACGGATTCCGGTGCAACCCATCACATGACTGCCAATGTGAACAATCTGTGTATCCCTCATGAATATGATGGCACTGACACATTCAAAGTGGGTAATGGCAATAATCTGCATATATCTCACGTTGGTAAGGCAGTTTTCATGTCTAACAATAGAAACTTCTGCCTAAACAATATATATCATGTGCCTCACATAAAAACTAACCTACTGTTTGTATATCAATTCTGCAAAGATAATCAAGTTTATTTTGAGTTTCACAAAGATTTCTTTGTTGTGAAGGACAACACCACGGGGGCACAACTGCTAAAAGGGAGGAATGAAAAGGGTCTCTACATTTTTGATGGTATAAAAGATCGTAGCACAGCTGTTTTTCCTACATCATTTCTCTCTGCCAGTTTACCAGTATGGCATCAGCGGCTTGGTCATCCCATGCTTAGCACAGTTTCTAAGATAATAAGCAAGTTTTCTCTTCCAGTACTGAATAAAAAGTTTGATTTTTGCCACTCTTGTCACATAAGAAAGAGTAGGCGTTTACCTTTCTCTAGTAGTTCCACAGTGTATGATGCACCTTTAAATCTAGTTGTTTCAGACATTTGGGTCTCCCCTGAAATTTCAAGAACTGGTTTCAGATATTACCTACTCTTTATGGATGTTTTCACACACTATACTTGGGTGTTTCCTATGATCAAAAGATCAGATGCTTTTCTCATCTTTAAACAGTTTCATAAGCAAGTAGAAAACTTGACAGGTCATTCTATTAAAGTTTTCCAGTCTGACAATGCACTTGAATACCGAAAAATAACTTCCTATCTCAATGACTGTGGCATTAAGCATCGCTTCTCTTGTACACACACTTCATCTCAGAATGGCATTGCTGAGCGACGGATTAGACATGTCACAGAGAGTGGCCTAGCCTTACTATTTCATGCTCATCTTCCTCAAGCTTTTTGGGCAGATGCTTTCACAACTGCGTGTTTTTTGATAAATCGTCTTCCTAAGTCTTCTACAGAACCAAAAACACTAATAGAACTACTTTTCCACAAACCGCCAGACTATTCTATGCTTCGAGTCTTTGGATGTTTGGCATATCCTTGTCTTCTACCATATAACTCTCACAATCTAGAGCCTAGGTCTTTGCCCTGCATATTCTTGGGTTACAGCCCAGATCATAAAGGCTATGTTTTCCTGCACACTCCTACTAACAGGACATGTTAGGTTTGAAGAGACCacttttcctttctcttcttcTACGCATCAGTGTCCTGAGGTAAGTCTCGACACTCCTTCTACCAGTACAGAGTTCTTAAGTTCGTATGTGTTTATGCCTCAACAACAAGTCGATTCCAATTACAGCTGCAACGACCACACCATCCATCTCCAATTCTACAGATGACAACATCAGTCGTCCAAGTACATCGGAGCATTCAGCTGTACCTTCTACACAACTGCAGTCTTCCACAGCTGATCAACCTGAAGCCCTGACTCAAAATTCTTTGATCCAGCCTCGGAATACAATGGTCACTAGAGAAAAAGCTGGTATTTCGAAACCTGTCCAGAAGATTTCTCTTCTAACTACTAAGCACCCACTACAAGATGACGGCTTCATGGAGCCTACCTGTTACTCAAAGGCTTGTTCAGTGCCTGAATGGAGATCAGCAATGGACTCTCAAATAAATGCTTTAATCAACAATGTCACTTACTCTCTGGTACCATATCAAAAGGGTATGAATATCGTAGTCTCAAAATGGGTGTTTTGTATAAAGAGAAATCCAGATGGTACCATACAACGGTATAAGGCACGTCCGGTGGCCAAGGGATTTAACCAACAAGAAGGGTTAGACTACGGTGAAACCTTCTCTCCTGTGATTAAGCCCTGTACAATCCGGTTAGTTCTCTCACTGGCAGTGATGAACGATTGGACATTGCGTCAGTTGGATGTTGAAAACGCTTTTCTTCATTGTGTCTTGGAAGAGGAAGTCTATATGAAGCAGCCTCCTGGTTACGCTGATCCAAACTATCCTAATCACGTGTGTAGACTCCATAAGTCATTATACAGCCTTAAACAAGCACCACGTGCTTGGTTCTCCCGCCTCAGTAACCATCTCATGAAGCTAGGATTCACTGCTTCAATAGCTGACTCTTCATTGTTTATTCAAAAGAAAGGAAACTCTATTACATATATATTAATCTATGCTGATGATATAATAGTGACAGGGTCAGACATCGGCGTTGTGGATACTCTGATTACGGATTTGGGATCAGAGTTTGCAGTAAAAGATATGGGGGCTTTATCTTACTTTCTGGGAGTGGAGGTATTGCGACAAGG
This portion of the Papaver somniferum cultivar HN1 chromosome 11, ASM357369v1, whole genome shotgun sequence genome encodes:
- the LOC113320523 gene encoding probable serine/threonine-protein kinase PBL7; translated protein: MSDTGCVLGEGTLGRVYKGILENGQEVAVKKMFDEEADLSKEVKILRSVKHSNIVKMIGYCNKGKDNIIVFELMPSRSLNLHLHDLEPGKEPLDWKTRMKIAEGVAKALEYLRDQNDPPVIYSGLKSTSILLDENYNPKLSDFSCARHGPECNYVAIHSKLVRGGGYIGPEYMKTGVLTLESDVFGFGVVLLELISGQKLVEENIRGSGKHDLTSWARPLLEDSKKFPEIADPLMNGQYPCRELVQALDLAKMCVQPEPHKRPRIAEVVTTLSNLGSQIHEEAQGTTEADPFTPLTMWRSAVAVA